From the genome of Deinococcus roseus, one region includes:
- a CDS encoding response regulator transcription factor, translated as MKTILIVDDKLSLVRMLQDYLSSEGYNTAVADNGRNALFTARHTKPDLILLDLMMPELDGYGFMEIYRKEAQIPIIVLTSKLEKDSAIRSLELGADDYIIKPFDLDEVNARIRAVLRRYDKGPSVVRMVRVADLELDPEQQLISKAGRTLVLTRSEFGLLSHFMQNPGKTFSRGELLEHIDGGGIESLERTVDVHIRKLRVKLGDDSSPPRYIETVFGAGYRLSQRMLQP; from the coding sequence ATGAAAACAATTCTGATTGTGGACGACAAACTCAGTCTGGTGCGCATGTTGCAGGATTACCTCTCCTCGGAGGGCTACAACACTGCTGTGGCCGACAATGGCCGCAATGCCCTGTTCACCGCCCGCCACACCAAACCCGACCTGATCCTGCTGGACCTGATGATGCCCGAGCTGGATGGATATGGTTTCATGGAGATCTACCGCAAGGAAGCGCAGATTCCCATCATTGTGCTGACTTCCAAACTGGAAAAAGACAGCGCCATCCGCAGCCTGGAACTGGGGGCAGACGACTACATCATCAAACCCTTCGATCTGGACGAGGTGAATGCCCGCATCCGTGCGGTGCTGCGCCGTTACGACAAGGGCCCCAGTGTGGTGCGCATGGTTCGCGTGGCCGATCTGGAACTTGACCCTGAACAGCAACTGATCAGCAAGGCCGGACGCACCCTGGTGCTCACCCGCTCTGAATTCGGGTTGCTCAGCCACTTCATGCAGAACCCTGGAAAGACCTTCTCCAGAGGGGAACTGCTGGAACACATTGATGGCGGAGGCATTGAGAGCCTGGAACGCACCGTAGACGTGCACATCCGCAAACTGCGCGTCAAACTCGGAGATGACTCTTCACCCCCCAGATACATTGAAACGGTGTTCGGGGCAGGGTACCGCCTCAGCCAGAGGATGCTGCAGCCATGA
- a CDS encoding sensor histidine kinase, producing the protein MKLLTRSLRLNLVLGFALSCLVGLLVFGILAHNVALDSYRQTVHQNLVNTYAENALRYYQQNGTWEGVDPGPGEGGGQGGGQPGGGPAGGPDGQRGAEGQGGPPQGQNPQGQNPQGGQGRDDPQKGMRPAKHLGILDTQNRVVSKTEVYPMGQQLDLKDLLFTKTLLVNGKVVGTAFEDPGAGASSPNQQAMINVINQTILMAGVIGLALSILLGAAMAGQLTRPLERLTVAVRSLKFGKQQEPVKEQGTDEVAVLTRAFNQMSDQLVKAEVQRRQMIADIAHDLGTPLTVASGYVQSMQQGKLAATQERLEVVYDELLLLQNLVDDLRLLSLADAGMLTLSLDLIAPEMLLKGIQKAFAFRAEKQNIRLTVQTDADLPEIRLDFERMRQVLGNLVNNALHYTPDGGEIRLLAKRTDGGVLLQVQDTGVGIPAEKLPYIFERFYRVDETRSPENGGGSGLGLAIARSIVELHGGKISAQSVIRQGTTISILALA; encoded by the coding sequence ATGAAACTGCTCACCCGGTCCCTCAGGCTCAACCTGGTGCTGGGTTTTGCCCTGTCCTGTCTGGTGGGCCTGCTGGTGTTCGGGATTCTGGCCCACAACGTGGCCCTGGACTCTTACCGCCAGACCGTGCACCAGAACCTGGTGAACACCTACGCTGAAAATGCCCTGCGCTACTACCAGCAAAACGGCACCTGGGAAGGGGTGGATCCGGGGCCGGGAGAAGGCGGCGGTCAGGGTGGAGGACAGCCTGGAGGAGGTCCAGCAGGAGGCCCGGATGGACAGAGGGGCGCTGAAGGGCAGGGAGGACCACCTCAGGGTCAGAATCCTCAGGGTCAGAATCCTCAGGGTGGACAGGGACGGGACGATCCCCAGAAAGGCATGCGACCTGCCAAACACCTGGGCATTCTGGACACCCAGAATCGGGTGGTGTCCAAGACGGAAGTGTATCCCATGGGCCAGCAACTGGACCTCAAGGACCTCCTTTTCACCAAAACGCTGCTGGTGAATGGCAAGGTGGTGGGCACGGCTTTTGAAGATCCTGGAGCGGGAGCCAGTTCGCCCAACCAGCAGGCCATGATCAACGTCATCAACCAGACCATCCTGATGGCAGGGGTGATTGGACTGGCCCTCTCAATCCTGCTGGGGGCAGCCATGGCTGGACAGCTGACCCGACCCCTGGAACGCCTGACGGTGGCCGTGCGCAGCCTGAAATTTGGCAAGCAGCAGGAACCCGTGAAAGAACAGGGGACCGATGAAGTGGCTGTGCTCACCCGTGCCTTCAACCAGATGAGCGACCAATTGGTCAAGGCCGAGGTGCAGCGCCGCCAGATGATTGCCGACATCGCCCATGACCTCGGGACCCCTTTAACGGTGGCATCCGGGTATGTGCAGTCCATGCAGCAGGGCAAACTTGCAGCCACCCAGGAACGCCTGGAAGTGGTTTACGATGAACTTTTGCTGTTGCAAAACCTGGTGGATGATTTGCGTCTGCTGTCCCTGGCAGATGCAGGCATGCTGACGCTCTCCCTGGACCTGATTGCTCCAGAAATGCTGCTGAAGGGCATACAGAAGGCTTTTGCTTTCCGGGCGGAAAAACAGAACATCCGGCTCACGGTGCAAACAGATGCTGACCTGCCCGAGATCCGTCTGGATTTTGAACGCATGCGGCAGGTGCTGGGCAACCTGGTGAACAATGCCCTGCACTACACCCCGGACGGTGGCGAAATTCGCCTCCTGGCAAAACGCACCGATGGAGGCGTGCTGTTGCAGGTGCAGGACACCGGGGTGGGGATTCCTGCGGAGAAACTGCCGTATATTTTTGAGCGTTTTTACCGGGTGGACGAAACCCGCAGCCCGGAAAACGGGGGTGGATCAGGATTGGGTCTGGCCATTGCCCGCTCGATTGTGGAATTGCACGGGGGCAAAATCTCTGCCCAGAGCGTGATCCGGCAGGGAACCACCATCAGCATTCTGGCACTGGCTTAG
- the gmk gene encoding guanylate kinase, with the protein MAQKRGLLLVMTGASGVGKGTIRQELEKTEDYYYSISWTTRESRPGEENGVHYFFKTRDEFEAEIHSGLGFLEHAEFVGNHYGTPRAAVEEQLSQGRNVLLEIEVQGAMQVKKAMDDAILIFIMPPSLTELKNRLVGRATEPLEKIEKRLSKARGEILMAHEFKYCVLNDNVERAVQDIQAIIRAERLSAQRLTDEELSEIVQH; encoded by the coding sequence ATGGCACAGAAACGCGGATTACTGCTGGTGATGACTGGCGCGAGTGGGGTCGGCAAAGGCACCATCCGCCAGGAACTGGAAAAAACCGAAGACTATTACTACTCCATCTCCTGGACCACCCGCGAATCCCGCCCCGGTGAGGAAAACGGGGTCCATTACTTCTTCAAGACCAGAGATGAGTTCGAGGCCGAGATCCACTCCGGTCTGGGCTTTCTGGAACATGCCGAGTTTGTGGGCAATCACTACGGCACTCCCAGAGCGGCTGTAGAAGAACAGCTTTCCCAGGGCAGAAATGTGCTGCTGGAAATTGAAGTGCAGGGGGCCATGCAGGTCAAAAAAGCCATGGATGACGCCATCCTGATTTTCATCATGCCCCCCAGCCTGACCGAACTGAAAAACCGTCTGGTGGGCCGGGCCACCGAGCCTCTGGAGAAAATTGAGAAACGCCTCTCCAAGGCCAGGGGCGAAATCCTGATGGCCCACGAATTCAAATACTGCGTTCTGAACGACAACGTGGAACGGGCCGTGCAGGACATTCAGGCCATCATCCGTGCAGAGCGCCTGAGTGCACAGCGCCTCACCGACGAAGAACTCTCTGAAATTGTGCAGCACTGA
- a CDS encoding flavin monoamine oxidase family protein, which translates to MRTPFLRELQRLYARSKQEHQEPAENTITRRDFLKAATVTVAATAAPAALAKTRKVSERVVIVGGGTAGLTCAYRLWQEGIHADIYEASSRLGGRMFSAYNTFGMNEVIELGGELVDSGHEELIDLTKELGLHLTDLKAAEKGLKSEDWYFGGKRYSEKDLMRMFRPIARKIDADLENVDLDVVSYKHPGGAEPLDNVSISEYLDPIETDQVMKDMLALAYTTEYGLDASEQSATNLLYLIGTDPKFWQIYGESDEAYHITEGSGAVPRKLSQKVNAQIHVGRVLTRISKTSTARYQLDFQSGPSVYADHVVFAIPFSVMRHLDIKIDLPPAKRRAIDELGYGTNSKLMAAFTTPIWKTKYGYSGSTYSDLPFQTSWDTTRGQKVQGAVLTRFTGGTIGLQSGEGTPEEQAFDFVQQIETLYPGLQQAYTGNAVRMHWPSKPFQQGSYASYLVGQFTGIRGAEGERLGRLYFAGEHTSAFAQGYMEGAVESGNRVAREVLKFIK; encoded by the coding sequence ATGCGTACACCATTTTTACGTGAGTTGCAGCGCCTTTACGCCCGGAGCAAGCAGGAGCACCAGGAGCCTGCTGAAAACACCATCACCCGCCGTGACTTCTTGAAAGCGGCAACCGTGACGGTGGCCGCCACTGCAGCACCTGCAGCCCTGGCCAAAACCCGCAAGGTCTCAGAGCGGGTGGTCATTGTGGGAGGGGGAACCGCAGGCCTGACCTGTGCCTACCGCCTCTGGCAGGAGGGCATCCATGCAGACATCTACGAGGCTTCCAGCCGTCTGGGAGGCCGCATGTTCAGTGCCTACAACACCTTCGGCATGAACGAGGTGATTGAACTGGGCGGCGAACTGGTGGACAGCGGTCACGAAGAATTGATTGACCTCACCAAAGAACTGGGCCTGCACCTCACCGATTTGAAAGCCGCAGAGAAAGGCCTGAAATCCGAAGACTGGTACTTTGGCGGCAAACGTTACTCCGAAAAAGATTTGATGCGCATGTTCCGACCCATCGCCCGCAAAATAGACGCAGACCTGGAAAATGTGGATCTGGACGTGGTCAGCTACAAACATCCAGGTGGGGCAGAACCGCTGGACAATGTGTCCATCTCTGAATACCTGGACCCCATCGAGACCGACCAGGTGATGAAAGACATGCTGGCCCTGGCCTACACCACCGAATACGGCCTGGACGCCTCGGAGCAGAGCGCCACCAACCTGCTGTACCTGATTGGCACCGACCCCAAATTCTGGCAGATCTACGGCGAGAGCGACGAGGCCTACCACATCACAGAAGGCAGCGGAGCCGTGCCCAGAAAGCTTTCCCAGAAGGTCAATGCACAGATCCATGTGGGTCGGGTGCTGACCCGCATCAGCAAGACCTCCACTGCCCGTTACCAGCTGGATTTCCAGAGTGGTCCCAGCGTCTATGCAGACCATGTGGTGTTTGCCATTCCATTCAGCGTGATGCGCCACCTGGACATCAAAATTGATTTGCCTCCAGCCAAGCGCAGGGCCATTGATGAACTGGGGTACGGCACCAACAGCAAACTCATGGCTGCCTTCACCACGCCCATCTGGAAAACAAAGTACGGTTACAGTGGCAGCACCTACAGCGATTTGCCCTTCCAGACCAGCTGGGACACCACCAGAGGCCAGAAAGTTCAGGGAGCGGTTCTGACCCGTTTTACAGGTGGCACCATCGGTCTGCAGTCGGGAGAGGGCACTCCCGAGGAGCAGGCCTTCGATTTCGTGCAGCAGATTGAAACCCTCTACCCTGGCCTCCAGCAGGCCTACACCGGAAATGCAGTTCGCATGCACTGGCCCAGCAAACCCTTCCAGCAGGGCTCTTACGCTTCCTATCTGGTGGGCCAGTTCACCGGCATCCGGGGTGCAGAAGGAGAGCGTCTGGGACGGCTGTATTTTGCAGGAGAGCACACCTCTGCATTTGCCCAGGGCTACATGGAAGGGGCTGTGGAAAGCGGGAATCGGGTGGCCCGTGAGGTGCTGAAGTTCATCAAGTGA
- a CDS encoding ABC transporter substrate-binding protein has product MQKIVCVTLALAAAAPALAQVPKGYPASYQKTVDEAKKEKKLVIYSSTDQASAQFLLDDFKALYPFVDVEYNDIGTTQLYSRYISEAAAGGKSADFLWSSGMELQVKLATDGYALAYTSPEAKNYAATSKLDNILYGTTMEPGVLVYNKRFVKKPPTTHAEFARVLADSKMNGKVATWDPEKSGIGFTFLHEDTVAVSGAMDLFKALGKSGAGQYSSSGVMMEKVISGEHYFGYNVIGSYALLRAEKVPDIGVAYFRDKTVAFQRPAFISKLAEHPNTAKLFLDYLLSTRGQTVMANKSLIYALRPGIEGPAVPKNVYSKIGGKKNLVVIPVSRDLLKNLDPAVRNDFLNDWRSALKGQ; this is encoded by the coding sequence ATGCAAAAAATCGTGTGTGTCACGCTGGCCCTTGCTGCTGCTGCTCCTGCCCTTGCCCAGGTTCCCAAAGGTTACCCTGCTTCTTACCAGAAAACCGTGGATGAGGCCAAAAAAGAGAAGAAACTGGTGATCTACTCTTCCACCGACCAGGCGAGTGCCCAGTTTTTGCTGGATGACTTCAAGGCCCTCTATCCTTTTGTGGATGTCGAGTACAACGACATCGGGACCACCCAGCTTTACAGCCGTTACATCAGTGAAGCAGCAGCAGGAGGCAAGAGTGCCGACTTCCTGTGGAGCAGTGGCATGGAACTGCAGGTGAAACTGGCGACAGATGGGTATGCTCTGGCCTACACCTCTCCCGAAGCGAAGAATTACGCTGCCACCTCCAAGCTGGACAACATCCTGTATGGCACCACCATGGAACCTGGCGTGCTGGTCTACAACAAGCGTTTTGTGAAAAAGCCCCCCACCACCCACGCTGAGTTTGCCAGGGTGCTCGCCGATTCCAAGATGAACGGCAAAGTTGCCACCTGGGACCCTGAAAAGAGCGGCATCGGTTTTACTTTCCTGCATGAAGACACTGTGGCAGTCAGTGGTGCCATGGACCTCTTCAAGGCACTGGGCAAATCGGGTGCAGGCCAGTACTCCTCCTCTGGCGTGATGATGGAAAAAGTCATCTCTGGAGAGCATTATTTCGGGTACAACGTGATCGGCTCTTATGCCCTGCTGCGGGCAGAGAAAGTACCAGACATCGGGGTGGCCTACTTCAGAGACAAAACCGTGGCCTTCCAGCGTCCTGCGTTCATCAGCAAACTGGCAGAGCACCCCAACACCGCCAAACTGTTCCTGGATTACCTCCTGAGCACCCGTGGACAGACCGTGATGGCCAACAAGTCCCTGATCTACGCCCTGCGCCCTGGCATTGAGGGGCCTGCTGTGCCCAAAAACGTGTACAGCAAAATTGGCGGCAAGAAGAACCTGGTGGTGATTCCGGT
- a CDS encoding peptide deformylase: protein MYPLRYYGDPVLRKHCMPILDLQRPQSIPGFGTASLQELAENMMETMFDAYGVGLAAPQIGLPVRMFVAAEYHQEQPEGDIPLSAQVRRHVVAINPSLEILDATLTASHTDGCLSLPGLWSDDVQRPLAIRLTYTDEHGVQHTEEAEGYWARVLQHEYDHLNGRLYTDLLPASYLQEHRKTIAALQKRSKAYLKALEQKR, encoded by the coding sequence GTGTATCCCCTGAGGTATTACGGGGATCCGGTGCTCAGGAAGCACTGCATGCCCATTTTGGATTTGCAGCGCCCACAGAGCATTCCTGGCTTTGGCACCGCTTCTTTGCAAGAACTGGCTGAAAACATGATGGAAACCATGTTCGATGCTTACGGGGTGGGTCTGGCCGCACCCCAGATCGGGCTTCCGGTGCGCATGTTCGTGGCGGCAGAGTACCACCAGGAGCAACCAGAAGGGGACATCCCGCTCAGTGCCCAGGTCAGAAGGCATGTGGTGGCGATCAATCCCAGCCTTGAAATTCTGGATGCGACCCTGACCGCATCCCACACGGATGGTTGCCTGTCCCTTCCGGGTCTGTGGTCCGACGATGTGCAGCGTCCCCTCGCCATCCGTTTAACCTACACAGATGAACACGGAGTCCAGCACACCGAGGAAGCCGAGGGCTACTGGGCACGGGTTTTGCAACATGAGTACGACCACCTGAACGGCAGGCTGTACACCGATTTGCTGCCCGCTTCCTACCTGCAGGAGCACCGCAAAACCATTGCCGCCTTGCAAAAAAGATCAAAGGCTTACCTGAAAGCCCTGGAACAAAAACGCTGA